A section of the Pleurocapsa minor HA4230-MV1 genome encodes:
- a CDS encoding DUF1664 domain-containing protein, translating to MTTTNNIEIQELKQFISDRFNQLDRKFDETKSELKQDLNNTKSELKQDISELKGDLKALHVEVKGLEKRLSNVEISANKIPEITEKFGELKNWRQTAFVIIAGVVSAFLGWLARGSKV from the coding sequence ATGACAACCACAAACAACATTGAAATTCAAGAGTTAAAACAATTCATCAGCGATCGCTTCAATCAATTAGATCGTAAGTTTGATGAAACTAAATCAGAACTCAAACAAGATCTAAATAATACCAAAAGTGAATTAAAACAAGATATTAGCGAGCTTAAAGGCGATCTTAAAGCTCTCCATGTCGAAGTAAAAGGTTTAGAGAAACGTCTTTCCAATGTCGAAATTTCTGCTAACAAAATTCCTGAGATTACTGAGAAATTTGGCGAATTGAAAAACTGGAGACAAACCGCTTTTGTGATTATTGCAGGTGTTGTCAGTGCCTTTCTTGGCTGGCTAGCTAGAGGCAGTAAAGTTTAA
- a CDS encoding thioredoxin domain-containing protein, with the protein MPNHLQSTQSLYLQKHVDNPINWWYWCESALEEAKRDNKPIFLSIGYSSCHWCTVMEGEAFSNQAIADYLNNNFLPIKVDREERPDIDSIYMQALQMMTGQGGWPLNIFLNPEDLVPFYGGTYFPVEPKYGRPGFLEMLQSIRRFYDQEPAKLLAFKSEILSNLQQSATLPANREASLDRELLNQGINANTAAIQPNDFGRPSFPMIPYAAIALQGSRLNQEYDYNTQALSQQRGLDLVTGGIYDHVAGGFHRYTVDNTWTVPHFEKMLYDNGQIIEYLANLWSSGVQQPAIERAIAVTVQWLKREMTHPQGYFYAAQDADNFTTPEAVEPEEGDFYVWSYQELESLLSATELAELQQEFTVTPTGNFEGKNVLQRLSESKLADSLEQALGKLFTVRYGQPASEIAIFPPAKNNQEAKTNNWLGRIPPVTDTKAIAAWNSLMISGLARAYGVFKSQSYLDLATQAIQFILQNQWLDGRLQRLNYDGVATVPAQSEDYALLIKALLDLQAACPEDPQWLEHALRIQGEFDDLLWSIEQGGYYNNSTDAGKELLVRERSYMDNATPAANGIAIANLVRLSLLTDNLEYREQALQGLQAFSLVMEKSPTACPSLFTALDWWLHGTSVKTTREQIEQLSSHYLPTTVYRVEAELPANSIALVCTSSSCLEPATTMEQILEQINQVNQN; encoded by the coding sequence ATGCCTAATCATCTACAATCAACCCAAAGTCTTTACCTACAGAAGCACGTTGATAATCCAATTAACTGGTGGTATTGGTGTGAATCAGCTTTGGAAGAAGCAAAACGAGACAATAAGCCAATTTTCCTTTCTATTGGTTACTCTAGCTGTCACTGGTGTACGGTAATGGAAGGAGAAGCATTTTCTAACCAGGCGATCGCCGATTATCTCAATAATAACTTTCTGCCGATTAAAGTAGACCGCGAAGAAAGACCAGACATTGACAGCATTTATATGCAAGCGTTGCAAATGATGACTGGACAAGGGGGTTGGCCGTTAAATATCTTTTTAAACCCTGAAGATCTAGTGCCTTTTTACGGCGGTACTTATTTTCCTGTTGAGCCAAAATATGGTCGTCCTGGATTTTTAGAAATGCTTCAGTCCATACGCCGTTTTTATGACCAAGAACCAGCCAAGTTGCTGGCTTTTAAAAGCGAAATCCTCAGTAATCTTCAGCAATCGGCAACTCTACCTGCTAATCGAGAGGCAAGTTTAGACCGAGAATTACTTAACCAGGGTATAAATGCTAATACCGCAGCGATTCAACCAAATGATTTTGGTCGTCCCAGTTTCCCGATGATTCCTTACGCGGCGATCGCTTTACAAGGTAGTAGATTAAATCAAGAATATGATTACAATACTCAAGCATTATCCCAACAACGCGGTTTAGATTTAGTCACAGGGGGGATATACGACCATGTAGCAGGGGGATTTCATCGCTATACCGTAGATAATACTTGGACAGTACCTCATTTTGAAAAAATGCTCTACGATAATGGTCAAATTATCGAGTATTTGGCTAATTTATGGAGTAGTGGAGTACAGCAACCCGCCATTGAAAGAGCGATCGCGGTCACAGTGCAATGGCTCAAGCGAGAAATGACTCATCCCCAAGGTTATTTTTATGCTGCTCAAGATGCCGATAATTTTACTACTCCAGAAGCAGTTGAGCCAGAAGAAGGCGATTTTTATGTTTGGAGCTATCAAGAATTAGAATCTTTACTCAGCGCTACAGAATTAGCCGAATTACAGCAAGAATTTACAGTTACCCCAACGGGAAACTTTGAAGGCAAGAACGTCCTACAACGCTTATCCGAGTCAAAATTAGCAGATAGTCTGGAACAGGCATTAGGTAAACTATTCACGGTACGTTACGGACAACCTGCAAGCGAAATAGCGATCTTTCCTCCAGCGAAAAATAACCAAGAAGCCAAAACCAACAACTGGTTAGGACGTATTCCTCCTGTTACCGACACGAAAGCGATCGCAGCTTGGAATAGTCTGATGATCTCAGGATTGGCTAGAGCCTACGGTGTATTTAAATCACAATCTTATTTAGATTTAGCTACTCAGGCAATTCAGTTTATCCTGCAAAACCAGTGGCTAGACGGTAGATTACAACGGCTAAACTATGATGGTGTGGCGACAGTACCCGCTCAGTCAGAAGACTATGCCTTATTGATTAAAGCTTTATTAGATCTTCAGGCTGCTTGTCCAGAAGATCCCCAGTGGTTAGAACACGCCTTAAGAATTCAAGGGGAATTTGATGATTTACTCTGGAGTATCGAACAGGGGGGTTACTACAATAATTCTACCGATGCAGGGAAAGAGTTGTTGGTCAGAGAACGTAGTTACATGGATAATGCTACTCCTGCTGCTAATGGTATTGCGATCGCTAATTTAGTTCGTCTGTCTTTATTAACCGACAATTTAGAATATCGAGAACAAGCACTGCAAGGACTCCAGGCATTTAGTTTAGTCATGGAAAAATCGCCTACAGCCTGTCCTAGTCTATTCACCGCCTTAGATTGGTGGCTGCATGGTACAAGTGTTAAAACCACCAGAGAACAGATAGAACAATTAAGTTCTCATTACCTACCTACCACCGTCTACAGAGTTGAAGCGGAATTACCAGCAAATAGTATTGCTCTAGTCTGCACCAGTTCATCTTGTTTAGAGCCTGCAACTACTATGGAGCAAATATTAGAGCAAATCAATCAGGTAAATCAAAACTGA
- a CDS encoding Uma2 family endonuclease, with the protein MFSTEQLSHRYTLEEYLNCTNISHDSLYELENGQIRSMPPESWQNLQIIMYLITEITKTIPYQQVTNKAEIIISGSRVTARVPDLVVLTPEGVAELAAYKRSTIILDMPPPLLVVEVVSPGKKNRDRDYRYKRSEYAARGITYYWIIDPQDKKFICLELNDGLYEEIVFGDSQDVISLSFPFELKIEFAKIFFE; encoded by the coding sequence ATGTTTTCTACCGAACAACTGTCCCACCGATACACTTTAGAGGAATATCTAAACTGTACAAACATTAGCCATGACAGCCTATACGAATTAGAAAACGGTCAAATACGCTCTATGCCTCCAGAATCCTGGCAAAATCTGCAAATCATTATGTATTTGATTACGGAGATTACCAAGACTATTCCCTATCAGCAAGTTACTAATAAGGCAGAAATTATTATTAGTGGCAGTAGAGTTACTGCTAGAGTACCCGATTTAGTTGTTCTCACCCCAGAAGGTGTAGCAGAATTGGCAGCATATAAACGCTCGACTATCATTCTGGATATGCCACCTCCTTTATTGGTGGTAGAGGTGGTTTCTCCTGGCAAGAAAAACCGCGATCGCGATTATCGATATAAAAGATCGGAGTACGCGGCTAGAGGTATTACTTATTACTGGATTATCGATCCCCAGGACAAGAAGTTTATTTGCCTCGAACTAAATGATGGTTTGTACGAAGAGATAGTTTTTGGTGATTCTCAAGATGTAATTTCTTTATCTTTCCCGTTTGAATTAAAAATTGAATTTGCCAAGATATTTTTTGAATAA
- a CDS encoding metal-binding protein → MPSGIVHDRITIRLLPWVGGITYGTTRSAELTLILACGYLFSGLMFGPDLDIHSLQYKRWGLIRGIWLPYRKFFRHRSIFSHGLIIGTCVRLIYLFFFITLISTLGVAIAQLCLGFTWNWQVFVRGQLNLLINKYPRETIALLIGLEIGAMSHSISDWINSQRKRRLKNKLSKVQTKPQNLSQARIYQKKK, encoded by the coding sequence ATGCCTTCAGGAATCGTACACGATCGCATTACTATTCGGCTATTACCCTGGGTAGGAGGAATTACCTACGGCACAACCCGCAGCGCCGAACTAACCTTAATTTTAGCTTGTGGATATTTATTTAGCGGTCTGATGTTTGGCCCCGATCTCGATATTCATTCGCTGCAATACAAGCGTTGGGGTTTAATTCGCGGTATTTGGCTTCCCTATCGTAAATTCTTTCGTCATCGTTCCATCTTTTCCCACGGGTTAATTATCGGTACTTGTGTACGGTTGATCTATCTATTCTTTTTTATTACCCTGATTAGCACTTTAGGCGTGGCGATCGCTCAACTTTGTTTGGGCTTTACCTGGAATTGGCAGGTTTTTGTGCGAGGTCAACTAAATTTATTAATTAATAAATATCCTAGGGAAACAATAGCACTTTTAATTGGTTTGGAAATTGGTGCGATGAGCCATAGCATCAGTGACTGGATCAATTCTCAACGGAAGCGACGTTTGAAAAATAAACTCAGCAAAGTGCAGACCAAACCTCAAAACTTAAGTCAAGCGAGAATTTACCAAAAGAAAAAGTAA
- the recJ gene encoding single-stranded-DNA-specific exonuclease RecJ, which translates to MSDRQIEQDLAPTRKLLPNQRWQIAPPQAEKAQELSLATGLLPLVAQVMINRDIATAEGAHAYIEPESQNLPSPLDEFTDLAISVELIKNAIADEEAIAICGDYDADGMTSTALLLRALKHLGANVNYAIPSRMKDGYGINNRIVEEFAENGVGLILTVDNGISAYEPVARAIELGLSVIITDHHDLPEKLPPADAILNPKLLSDASPYKGLAGVGVAYILAIATAQSLGKLKGLTNPIMELFTLGTIADLAPLVGVNRRWLKRGLRALPNSQLLGIQALIQVAGVDEAQKQLKPDDIGFRLGPRINAVGRIGDPQMVIELLTTDDPAIALERAMQCEQINQKRRQLCEQIEQEAIALVENTPIPWQSDRLLVVVAAGWHHGVIGIVASRLVERYGVPVFIGTYEDHEEIEEEKNKDRPPSPRMIRGSARSIDEFNVFDALNYCSDLLGKYGGHRAAGGFSFLADNLDLVTKRLSEFAHKCLEVEHLKPLVKIDAQASLGQVNYELYQQIESLQPWGIGNSTPVFWTPNVRVIEQRAIGKTQTHLKLTLQEAGSATQIKALAWRWGEYCPLPEHLDIAYKLKENHWQGNTNIELELVGVKLSQVKPSKAIAPTNQPIKNSKNSKNSNVQKAVFTHSGRIYVCSKTTKELRIRNDRGNVLAVSQGDRTGLLGKSRDVAKQVDVTQSPYFQLIKAALEAIKKDN; encoded by the coding sequence ATGAGCGATCGCCAAATCGAGCAAGATCTTGCCCCTACTCGTAAACTTCTGCCTAACCAAAGATGGCAGATTGCCCCACCACAAGCCGAAAAAGCTCAAGAATTAAGTCTCGCTACTGGTTTATTACCTTTAGTGGCACAAGTGATGATCAACCGTGATATTGCTACGGCTGAAGGCGCTCATGCTTATATCGAGCCAGAATCGCAGAATTTACCCTCTCCCTTAGATGAATTTACCGATTTAGCCATCAGCGTCGAGTTAATTAAAAATGCGATCGCCGATGAAGAAGCGATCGCTATTTGTGGGGATTATGATGCAGACGGCATGACTAGCACTGCTTTACTGTTACGTGCTTTAAAACATCTGGGGGCAAACGTTAATTATGCAATTCCCAGTCGGATGAAAGACGGTTATGGCATTAATAATCGCATTGTTGAAGAGTTTGCCGAAAATGGCGTAGGTTTGATTCTGACGGTAGATAACGGGATTTCTGCCTATGAACCCGTAGCAAGAGCTATAGAGCTTGGTTTAAGCGTCATTATCACCGATCATCACGACTTACCAGAAAAACTTCCCCCCGCCGATGCCATCCTTAATCCGAAGTTATTAAGTGATGCTTCTCCCTATAAAGGATTAGCAGGAGTCGGCGTGGCTTATATCTTGGCGATCGCCACCGCTCAAAGTCTAGGCAAACTAAAGGGTTTAACCAATCCGATTATGGAACTATTTACCCTGGGAACAATTGCCGATCTCGCTCCTCTGGTGGGGGTTAATCGTCGCTGGCTCAAACGAGGTTTACGCGCCTTACCTAATTCCCAATTATTAGGGATTCAGGCATTAATCCAGGTGGCAGGAGTTGACGAAGCCCAAAAACAACTCAAACCAGATGATATCGGCTTTCGTTTAGGGCCAAGAATCAATGCTGTGGGGCGAATTGGCGATCCGCAAATGGTAATTGAATTATTAACCACCGATGACCCTGCGATCGCTCTAGAAAGGGCAATGCAGTGTGAGCAGATCAATCAAAAACGCCGTCAACTATGCGAACAAATCGAACAAGAAGCGATCGCGCTGGTAGAAAATACCCCAATTCCCTGGCAAAGCGATCGCCTTTTAGTAGTAGTAGCAGCAGGTTGGCATCATGGTGTGATCGGGATTGTGGCATCTCGCCTGGTGGAACGCTATGGTGTGCCTGTATTTATTGGCACTTACGAAGATCACGAAGAAATAGAAGAAGAAAAAAATAAAGATCGACCTCCCTCCCCCAGAATGATTCGCGGTTCCGCCAGAAGTATTGATGAATTTAATGTATTTGATGCTCTCAACTATTGCAGTGACTTATTAGGTAAATATGGTGGTCATCGTGCAGCAGGCGGGTTTAGTTTCCTCGCGGATAATCTTGACCTCGTAACCAAAAGACTGAGTGAATTCGCTCATAAATGTCTGGAAGTAGAACATCTCAAACCTCTGGTCAAAATAGATGCTCAAGCCAGTTTAGGACAGGTTAATTACGAACTTTATCAGCAGATCGAAAGCTTACAACCTTGGGGAATTGGTAATAGTACCCCCGTATTCTGGACACCTAATGTCAGAGTCATCGAGCAAAGAGCGATCGGTAAAACTCAGACTCATTTAAAGCTAACTCTACAAGAAGCTGGTTCTGCTACCCAAATTAAAGCACTAGCTTGGCGCTGGGGAGAATATTGTCCTCTACCAGAACATTTAGATATTGCCTACAAGCTAAAAGAAAACCATTGGCAAGGCAATACTAATATCGAACTGGAATTAGTAGGAGTCAAACTGTCTCAAGTAAAACCCAGTAAAGCGATCGCTCCTACCAATCAACCCATTAAAAACAGTAAAAACAGTAAAAACAGTAATGTGCAAAAAGCTGTCTTTACTCATAGTGGCAGAATATATGTATGCAGTAAAACTACTAAAGAACTTAGAATCAGGAACGATCGCGGTAATGTCTTAGCGGTTAGTCAAGGCGATCGCACTGGCTTATTAGGTAAATCTAGAGATGTGGCAAAACAGGTAGATGTGACTCAATCACCGTATTTTCAGTTGATTAAAGCAGCGTTAGAGGCGATTAAAAAAGATAACTGA
- a CDS encoding DUF3326 domain-containing protein yields MMSPFTVVLIVPTGIGAAIGGYAGDALPVARAIAQISDRLITHPNVLNGAQLYWPLDNTYYVEGYGLDRFAAQDWGLRPVRQNKIGLLLDSAIEPELRLRHLQAADATRATLGLDLTDYVVTDAPLEVELRTADSGASWGTIGNPGSLLRAAEKLIKQGGAEAIAVVARFPDDTSESLQNYRHGSGVDHLAGAEAVISHLIVRQFQIPAAHAPALLPLAIDPEVSPRAAAEELGYTFLPCVLVGLSRAPQFITTTSNSHDVIWSDEVDMVVVPYSSCGGSAILSLAEQAEIIAVTNNTTKIQVTPEPLGIKITKVNSYLEALGAIAARRAGIDFRVLNPAISNLQSL; encoded by the coding sequence ATCATGTCCCCCTTTACGGTTGTGCTAATTGTTCCTACAGGGATTGGTGCGGCTATCGGTGGTTACGCGGGTGATGCCCTTCCCGTTGCCAGAGCGATCGCCCAAATTAGCGATCGCCTAATTACTCATCCTAACGTTCTCAATGGCGCACAGCTTTATTGGCCTTTGGATAATACTTACTATGTCGAAGGTTATGGGTTAGATCGTTTTGCTGCCCAAGACTGGGGTTTACGCCCTGTAAGACAAAACAAAATCGGTTTGCTGTTAGATAGCGCAATTGAACCAGAATTACGTCTTAGGCATCTCCAGGCAGCAGATGCGACCAGAGCAACGTTAGGGCTGGATTTAACCGACTATGTAGTAACTGATGCTCCTTTAGAGGTAGAACTACGTACTGCGGATTCTGGAGCAAGTTGGGGAACAATTGGTAATCCTGGCAGCCTACTCCGAGCAGCAGAGAAGCTAATTAAGCAAGGAGGGGCAGAAGCGATCGCCGTAGTTGCTCGTTTTCCCGATGATACGAGTGAGTCACTCCAAAATTACCGTCATGGTTCAGGAGTAGATCATCTAGCTGGTGCAGAAGCGGTTATTTCTCATTTAATTGTGCGTCAGTTTCAAATTCCTGCTGCCCATGCACCTGCCTTACTACCCTTAGCAATTGACCCAGAAGTGTCTCCCCGCGCTGCTGCGGAAGAGTTGGGCTATACCTTTCTCCCCTGCGTGTTGGTGGGCTTGAGTCGCGCACCCCAGTTTATTACTACAACCTCTAACTCCCATGATGTCATTTGGTCTGATGAGGTAGATATGGTGGTAGTACCATATAGTTCTTGTGGTGGGAGTGCTATTCTCAGCTTGGCCGAGCAAGCAGAAATTATTGCTGTGACTAATAATACAACTAAAATTCAAGTGACTCCCGAACCATTAGGCATCAAGATAACGAAAGTTAATTCTTATCTAGAAGCTTTAGGCGCGATCGCTGCTCGTCGTGCGGGAATCGACTTTCGCGTTTTAAATCCTGCTATATCTAATCTTCAAAGCTTATAA
- a CDS encoding glycosyltransferase family 39 protein codes for MKKQWTIAICLLLISILVRFPYYFVDVVNWDESTFILMGQSMLDGHLPYTELWDIKPPLAFAAYALFIVLLGKSIVAIRLAGTLCVFLTSWFVYLIGKYLGNRSAGIFAGIMTIFTVTAIDSGQATMTEHVACVLLLGALAWLITHKMTPGALFLGGILLTGAALVRLNLAYVVVGVGIWLLYSKFKHHKVEFRGIIAYCLGSFGLILLTYLPYLVTGDSSIWLNSVVLTPLSYASHASSARQMETGTQLLAACLIFWILNQVWQTTSSKLQQEFNLLQVFLFSTVISIIRGGELYEHYCIQIFPLLALTLALFWTRLPKISRLLIVTLVALGLLATVKPIYTQYQVIGDRFNAGKPLNYGLAYEIADYLQQNNTEQKPVYMMQDQLVYWLSDLQPLSKVVTHPSNLSRDYLFKYIEGAAVSTEAELSKILAKKPKFIVRGGEDTPYIEDHPAAHLLLEQVLAQEYKLAKKIGDREIYSRRK; via the coding sequence ATGAAAAAGCAGTGGACAATTGCTATTTGTCTCTTGTTGATTAGTATTTTAGTTCGTTTTCCTTACTATTTTGTCGATGTTGTCAATTGGGATGAAAGCACCTTTATTTTGATGGGGCAATCTATGCTTGATGGGCATCTTCCCTATACGGAACTTTGGGATATTAAACCACCTCTAGCATTTGCAGCTTACGCCTTGTTTATAGTTTTGTTGGGCAAAAGCATTGTTGCCATTCGCCTTGCTGGGACACTATGCGTATTTCTGACATCCTGGTTTGTTTATTTAATTGGAAAATATCTTGGCAATCGTTCCGCAGGTATATTTGCGGGAATTATGACGATTTTCACGGTAACGGCGATCGATAGCGGACAGGCTACTATGACCGAGCATGTTGCCTGTGTCTTACTTCTAGGGGCGTTAGCTTGGCTCATTACCCATAAAATGACTCCTGGGGCGCTATTTCTTGGGGGCATTTTGCTGACGGGGGCAGCATTAGTCAGACTTAACTTGGCTTACGTGGTAGTTGGGGTCGGAATTTGGCTGCTATACAGTAAATTTAAGCATCATAAGGTAGAGTTTCGAGGCATAATAGCCTATTGTCTTGGTAGCTTTGGCTTAATCTTATTAACTTATCTTCCCTACCTGGTCACGGGAGACAGTTCGATTTGGCTGAATTCAGTGGTGTTAACTCCTTTAAGCTATGCTAGTCATGCTAGTTCAGCAAGACAGATGGAAACAGGGACACAATTGTTAGCTGCTTGCCTAATCTTCTGGATTTTAAATCAGGTTTGGCAAACAACTTCATCGAAGCTTCAGCAAGAATTTAATTTATTGCAGGTATTTTTATTTAGTACAGTAATCTCAATTATTCGAGGTGGAGAATTGTATGAACATTACTGTATTCAAATCTTTCCTCTACTAGCCTTAACTCTTGCTTTATTCTGGACGAGATTACCCAAAATAAGTCGCTTGTTGATAGTGACTTTAGTTGCTTTGGGGTTATTAGCTACAGTTAAGCCGATTTATACTCAATATCAGGTTATTGGCGATCGCTTTAACGCAGGAAAACCTTTAAATTATGGTCTAGCATACGAAATTGCTGACTATTTGCAGCAGAATAATACTGAACAAAAGCCTGTATATATGATGCAGGATCAGCTTGTTTACTGGCTAAGCGATCTTCAACCTCTAAGTAAGGTAGTAACTCATCCTTCTAATCTTTCTAGGGATTATCTCTTTAAATATATCGAGGGTGCAGCAGTTTCTACGGAAGCAGAACTAAGCAAAATATTAGCCAAAAAGCCTAAGTTTATTGTCAGAGGAGGGGAAGATACACCCTACATTGAAGACCATCCTGCGGCGCATTTATTATTAGAACAGGTTTTAGCTCAGGAATACAAGCTAGCTAAAAAAATTGGCGATCGCGAAATATATAGTCGTAGGAAATAG
- a CDS encoding tyrosine--tRNA ligase, with protein MSDSTEGNSLDWLHRGTSEIFPDRPDSEDIAENLSQRIIQSDRPLRIKLGIDPTGTDIHLGHSIPFRKLRAFQDAGHTAVVIIGDFTAQIGDPTGKSEVRRQLTPEQVKANAQSYLDQLKPILDFATPGRLEIRYNSEWLSKLDLAQIQQLLATMTVGQMLAKEGFAERYSQSKPIFLHEFLYPLMQGYDSVAVEADVELGGTDQKFNIAVGRDLQRHFEKKTQFGLLLPILLGTDGVQKMSKSLNNYVGLQEDALSMYSKLEKTPDDLLQDYFELLTNIDLTEIPKNPREAQKLLAIEVASQFHGKEAALQAQQTAEQIVLQGNTTGEDIAEYSLSKVEFPAKLFYILGASGLCKSGGEGRRQIQGGAVRLEGDRQTDVNLTFNSPEDLTGKVLQVGKKKFIRLVD; from the coding sequence ATGTCTGATTCAACTGAGGGTAATAGTTTAGATTGGCTACATCGAGGTACGAGCGAGATTTTTCCCGATCGCCCAGATTCAGAGGATATAGCTGAAAACTTGAGTCAGCGTATTATTCAAAGCGATCGCCCTTTAAGAATCAAGCTAGGTATCGACCCCACAGGCACAGATATTCATCTGGGTCATAGTATACCTTTTCGTAAGTTACGGGCTTTTCAAGATGCAGGACATACCGCAGTAGTGATTATTGGCGATTTTACCGCCCAAATTGGCGATCCTACAGGCAAGTCTGAGGTGCGTCGTCAATTAACCCCAGAACAGGTCAAGGCGAATGCGCAAAGCTACCTCGATCAGTTGAAACCAATCTTGGATTTTGCTACTCCAGGACGCTTGGAAATTCGCTATAACTCCGAGTGGTTAAGTAAATTAGACTTAGCTCAGATCCAACAGTTACTGGCAACAATGACCGTAGGACAAATGTTAGCCAAAGAAGGTTTTGCCGAACGCTATAGCCAGTCAAAACCAATTTTTCTCCATGAGTTTTTATATCCTTTGATGCAGGGATACGATTCTGTGGCAGTCGAAGCGGATGTGGAGTTAGGGGGTACTGACCAAAAATTTAATATTGCTGTCGGACGAGATTTACAGCGACACTTTGAGAAAAAGACTCAGTTTGGTTTGCTGCTACCAATTTTACTCGGTACTGATGGAGTACAAAAGATGTCTAAGTCTTTAAATAACTACGTCGGACTACAGGAAGACGCTCTATCAATGTACTCGAAACTAGAGAAAACTCCTGATGATTTGCTTCAGGATTACTTTGAGCTTTTAACTAATATCGATCTAACAGAAATACCCAAAAACCCTAGAGAAGCCCAAAAATTACTGGCGATTGAAGTTGCCTCACAGTTTCATGGCAAGGAAGCTGCATTACAGGCACAGCAAACTGCTGAACAAATAGTACTCCAGGGAAATACTACGGGAGAAGATATTGCTGAATATTCCTTATCAAAAGTCGAATTTCCTGCCAAACTGTTCTACATTTTGGGTGCGAGTGGCTTGTGTAAAAGCGGTGGAGAAGGTCGCCGACAGATTCAAGGGGGTGCAGTCCGCTTAGAAGGCGATCGCCAAACTGATGTCAACCTAACCTTCAATTCCCCTGAAGATTTAACAGGTAAAGTGCTACAGGTAGGCAAGAAAAAGTTTATTCGCTTAGTTGACTAA
- a CDS encoding CPBP family intramembrane metalloprotease: MGITAIFLLAIAKIWQKLGGVQLLSFQFSPQALLWSIGLALGITLASGIVYRLWPAYRQSADFYLELVIKPLEWTDLIWLGLLPGLSEELLFRGVMLPALGFNLAAVVVSSVLFGVLHLSGNGQWPYVVWATIVGFALGYCALVTGNLVVPVVAHIITNLISGLVWKINHREKQQTNAKD, encoded by the coding sequence ATGGGCATTACCGCCATTTTCTTATTGGCGATCGCTAAAATCTGGCAAAAGTTAGGGGGAGTGCAGCTATTATCGTTTCAGTTTAGTCCTCAAGCTCTATTGTGGAGTATCGGTTTAGCCCTAGGAATTACTCTAGCCAGTGGTATTGTTTATCGTCTTTGGCCTGCCTATCGTCAGAGCGCCGATTTTTACCTTGAACTAGTAATTAAACCGCTAGAATGGACTGACTTAATTTGGTTAGGATTGTTACCTGGTTTAAGCGAAGAGTTATTGTTTCGCGGGGTGATGTTACCTGCCTTGGGGTTTAATTTAGCTGCGGTAGTGGTTTCGAGCGTTCTGTTTGGAGTTTTACATCTGAGCGGAAATGGACAATGGCCCTATGTGGTGTGGGCAACGATCGTCGGTTTTGCCTTGGGATACTGCGCTTTGGTCACAGGAAACTTAGTAGTTCCCGTCGTTGCTCATATAATTACTAATTTAATATCTGGTTTGGTGTGGAAAATTAACCACAGGGAAAAGCAGCAAACTAATGCTAAAGATTAA
- a CDS encoding peroxiredoxin — MMTQDFSELPPSLPIPLDDGASDRLFGKNLPHVFLASTSGNQINLAEIKGRIVLYCYPMTGQPGVKLPADWDLIPGARGCTPQSCSFRDHYQELQALNTQVYGVSTQKTSAQLEAQQRLHLPFELLSDLNFKLTTALDLPTFEVENKRLMKRLTLIAQAGKIIKVFYPVFPPAQNAQDVIDWLKKEKSTH; from the coding sequence ATGATGACTCAAGATTTCTCTGAATTACCACCATCTTTGCCTATACCATTAGATGATGGAGCAAGCGATCGCCTTTTCGGCAAAAACCTTCCTCATGTCTTCCTTGCCTCTACTTCTGGTAACCAAATAAATCTCGCCGAGATTAAAGGCAGAATAGTACTTTACTGTTACCCCATGACAGGACAACCTGGGGTCAAACTCCCCGCAGATTGGGATTTGATTCCTGGCGCTAGAGGATGTACTCCTCAATCATGTAGTTTTCGAGATCACTATCAAGAGCTTCAAGCACTTAACACTCAAGTCTACGGAGTAAGTACACAGAAAACTTCCGCTCAATTAGAAGCACAACAACGCCTTCATTTACCATTTGAACTTTTAAGCGACCTAAATTTTAAATTGACGACAGCATTGGATCTGCCAACTTTTGAAGTAGAAAACAAGCGCCTAATGAAACGATTAACTTTAATCGCTCAAGCAGGAAAAATAATCAAAGTGTTTTATCCAGTTTTTCCACCCGCTCAAAATGCTCAGGATGTTATTGATTGGTTAAAGAAAGAGAAATCAACGCATTGA